A single window of Vibrio stylophorae DNA harbors:
- the rsmF gene encoding 16S rRNA (cytosine(1407)-C(5))-methyltransferase RsmF has protein sequence MHANIELPAEFLAQIQSSMPAHLSMDAFVDACQRPLRRSIRVNTLKISVNDFCQQMQAKGWHFEAVPWCETGFWLTRPETETTPLGNTAEHLAGLFYIQEASSMLPVTALLADNEVPHLALDVAAAPGSKTTQLAAAMNNQGALVANEFSASRIKGLFSNIQRCGIHNVALTHFDGHVFGGWLPESFDAILLDAPCSGEGTIRKDPDAMKNWSPESIDAIAQVQRGLIESAFHALKPGGVMIYSTCTLNQTENQSVCHHLKETFGDAVAFEPLNHLFTNADASATEEGFLHVWPQIYDSEGFFVARIRKLDAVDAPKVKKRLGKFPFMAAKTKDQQAIAQALHQSLNIEIPAQSEIWLRDNEVWLFPRALTPLIGEIRFDRIGIKLAEQHKKGYRWQHEAIIAIAKGNEACCVALSTEDAQSWYMGRDIRPEGELSQRQGEVILCYQSQVIGLGKWVGNRIKNGLPRDLVRDGNLFSDC, from the coding sequence TTGCACGCAAATATTGAATTGCCAGCCGAGTTTCTGGCGCAAATCCAATCCTCCATGCCCGCGCATCTATCTATGGATGCATTTGTTGATGCTTGTCAGCGACCTTTGCGACGTAGCATTCGCGTCAATACACTGAAAATCAGCGTCAATGATTTCTGTCAGCAAATGCAAGCCAAAGGCTGGCATTTTGAAGCTGTGCCATGGTGTGAGACTGGTTTTTGGCTAACCCGACCAGAAACTGAAACCACACCGCTGGGCAATACCGCAGAGCACCTTGCTGGCCTATTCTATATTCAAGAAGCCAGCTCCATGTTGCCTGTTACAGCCTTGCTTGCGGACAATGAGGTACCACATCTGGCGCTCGATGTCGCGGCTGCGCCTGGCTCGAAAACAACCCAACTCGCAGCAGCGATGAACAATCAAGGCGCACTGGTTGCCAATGAGTTTTCAGCCAGCCGAATCAAAGGCCTATTTTCAAATATTCAGCGCTGCGGCATCCATAACGTGGCACTCACCCACTTTGATGGCCATGTCTTTGGTGGTTGGCTACCAGAAAGCTTTGATGCGATTTTGCTTGATGCGCCTTGCTCTGGCGAAGGGACGATTCGTAAAGATCCCGATGCGATGAAAAATTGGAGTCCTGAAAGTATCGATGCTATCGCACAAGTGCAACGCGGTTTAATTGAAAGTGCATTTCACGCACTCAAACCTGGCGGTGTGATGATCTATTCCACTTGCACCTTAAATCAAACCGAAAACCAATCCGTTTGCCACCATCTAAAAGAAACATTTGGCGATGCCGTCGCTTTTGAACCGCTAAACCACCTGTTTACCAATGCTGATGCTAGTGCAACAGAAGAAGGCTTCCTTCATGTATGGCCGCAGATTTACGACAGCGAAGGTTTCTTTGTTGCGCGTATTCGCAAACTTGATGCCGTGGATGCACCGAAAGTTAAAAAACGCTTGGGTAAATTTCCATTTATGGCCGCTAAAACCAAAGATCAACAAGCCATCGCCCAAGCGCTTCATCAATCTCTGAATATCGAGATCCCAGCACAAAGCGAAATTTGGCTGCGCGACAACGAAGTATGGCTCTTCCCACGCGCCTTAACCCCGCTAATTGGTGAAATTCGATTTGATCGCATTGGCATCAAATTGGCCGAGCAACATAAAAAAGGCTATCGCTGGCAACATGAAGCCATTATTGCCATCGCTAAGGGCAATGAAGCGTGCTGCGTTGCACTCAGTACCGAAGATGCACAATCTTGGTATATGGGCCGAGATATTCGCCCTGAGGGTGAATTGTCACAAAGACAAGGTGAAGTGATTCTGTGTTATCAATCGCAAGTGATTGGGCTAGGTAAATGGGTGGGGAATCGCATTAAAAATGGTTTGCCCCGCGATTTAGTGCGCGATGGTAATCTATTTTCTGATTGCTAA
- the rplT gene encoding 50S ribosomal protein L20, with amino-acid sequence MPRVKRGVQARARHKKVLKQAKGYYGARSRVYRVAFQAVTKAGQYAYRDRRQKKRQFRQLWIARINAAARQNGMSYSRFINGLKKASIEIDRKILADIAVFDKATFTVLVEKAKAAL; translated from the coding sequence ATGCCTCGCGTAAAACGTGGTGTACAGGCTCGTGCCCGTCATAAAAAAGTTCTGAAACAAGCTAAAGGTTACTACGGTGCACGTTCACGTGTTTATCGTGTTGCCTTCCAAGCAGTTACTAAAGCTGGTCAATACGCATACCGTGACCGTCGTCAGAAGAAACGTCAATTCCGTCAACTATGGATTGCTCGTATCAACGCTGCGGCTCGTCAAAACGGCATGTCTTACAGCCGCTTCATCAACGGTCTTAAGAAAGCATCTATCGAGATCGATCGTAAGATCCTTGCTGATATCGCTGTATTCGACAAAGCAACTTTCACAGTGCTAGTTGAAAAAGCAAAAGCTGCGCTTTAA
- the btuD gene encoding vitamin B12 ABC transporter ATP-binding protein BtuD produces the protein MLKLENIAHTQRLLPLSLAIAAGESCHLLGPNGSGKSTLLMCISGLLSGEGRVYWQAQNLAKLSLASQAQYRSVLLQQQRPSFHLRVFQYLLVSLAPLQRTLSAEVEQVLMALAKRLGIDDKLSRQLDTLSGGEWQRVRLLACFLQVWPTLNPQARFLLLDEPMNALDLTHQRVVYQLIAELKSNGLAIVIASHDLSQSYRHADQVLVLQHGVKCAYGPPQTVLTPALIEQVFAIQAQILAQEPKRLLLDV, from the coding sequence ATGCTTAAGCTTGAAAATATCGCGCATACGCAGCGTCTCTTACCTTTATCTTTAGCTATTGCAGCGGGCGAGTCTTGTCACTTGCTGGGCCCTAACGGTAGCGGTAAGTCGACTTTATTGATGTGCATCAGTGGCTTGCTCTCTGGCGAGGGTCGTGTCTATTGGCAAGCGCAAAACTTAGCAAAGTTGAGCTTGGCTTCGCAGGCGCAATACCGCAGTGTGTTATTACAACAGCAGCGGCCAAGCTTTCACCTTCGCGTCTTTCAATATTTGCTTGTGAGTTTAGCGCCGCTGCAACGAACGCTCAGTGCTGAAGTTGAGCAAGTGCTGATGGCCTTAGCAAAACGTCTGGGTATTGATGATAAGCTCTCAAGGCAGCTTGATACCTTATCAGGCGGGGAGTGGCAACGAGTAAGATTGCTTGCCTGTTTTTTGCAGGTTTGGCCAACGCTGAATCCTCAGGCGCGCTTTTTGTTGTTAGATGAACCCATGAACGCGTTGGATTTGACCCATCAGCGGGTTGTTTACCAGTTGATTGCAGAGTTGAAATCCAATGGGTTAGCCATTGTTATCGCCAGTCACGATTTAAGTCAGAGTTATCGTCATGCCGATCAGGTGCTGGTTCTACAGCATGGTGTGAAATGCGCTTATGGTCCGCCGCAGACGGTCTTAACGCCAGCACTGATTGAGCAGGTTTTTGCTATTCAAGCGCAAATCTTAGCGCAAGAGCCGAAACGACTGTTACTTGATGTTTAG
- a CDS encoding YajQ family cyclic di-GMP-binding protein — MPSFDIISEIDLVEARNAVDNSTRELSTRFDFRGVEASFALKDNIVTMKAESDFQLNQMREMLRANMARRQLDANSLDVKDFDHIGKSVTQELHFKQGIDSQLAKKMVKMIKDSKIKVQASIQGDKLRITGKKRDDLQEVIAFVRSNSEELGQAFQYENFRD, encoded by the coding sequence ATGCCATCATTTGACATTATTTCTGAAATCGATCTCGTTGAAGCACGTAACGCTGTTGATAACTCAACTCGCGAACTATCAACGCGCTTTGATTTTCGTGGTGTGGAAGCAAGCTTTGCACTCAAAGACAACATCGTCACAATGAAAGCTGAAAGTGATTTTCAGCTCAACCAAATGCGTGAGATGCTACGTGCCAATATGGCACGCCGCCAACTTGACGCCAACAGCCTAGATGTCAAAGACTTTGACCATATTGGTAAAAGCGTGACACAAGAGCTGCACTTTAAACAAGGTATCGACAGCCAACTTGCTAAGAAAATGGTCAAAATGATCAAAGACAGCAAGATCAAAGTACAAGCATCAATTCAAGGTGACAAACTTCGTATTACGGGCAAAAAGCGCGATGACCTACAAGAGGTGATCGCCTTCGTTCGCAGCAATAGTGAAGAGCTCGGCCAAGCCTTCCAATATGAAAATTTCCGTGACTAA
- a CDS encoding 3-deoxy-7-phosphoheptulonate synthase → MSVFAPRPSSLATDELRTEKLTTLITPAELSVQLPITESIQAHIVARRQAIEAILTGEDHRLLVIIGPCSIHDTQAALDYAEQLAALQRNYQDELVIVMRSYFEKPRTVVGWKGLVSDPNLDGSFDINLGLHTARQLLLKINAMGLATATEFLDTVTGQYLSDLISWGAIGARTTESQVHREMASALSCPIGFKNGTDGNIQIAIDAIRATRVPHLFCSADKDGRMTAYRSCGNPYGHVILRGGKTPNYFAKDIDDACQQLQSFGLHPRLIVDFSHGNCQKQHKQQLDVAENICKQLRQGNPQIAGIMAESFLIEGQQNIDDKPLTYGQSITDPCLNWQDTAYLIDQLAKANQQRLRTIA, encoded by the coding sequence ATGTCAGTCTTCGCACCGCGACCGTCGTCACTTGCGACCGATGAGCTTCGCACCGAAAAACTTACAACGCTGATTACCCCTGCAGAGCTTAGTGTGCAACTGCCTATTACCGAATCGATCCAGGCGCACATCGTTGCTCGCAGACAAGCTATTGAAGCCATTTTAACCGGTGAAGATCACCGCTTATTGGTGATTATTGGCCCCTGCTCTATTCATGACACCCAAGCGGCGCTTGACTATGCCGAGCAACTTGCTGCGCTGCAGCGCAATTATCAGGACGAACTGGTGATTGTAATGCGCAGCTATTTTGAAAAACCGCGAACTGTGGTGGGTTGGAAAGGTTTGGTCAGTGATCCAAATCTAGATGGCAGCTTTGATATCAATCTTGGCTTACATACCGCGCGTCAGCTACTACTGAAAATTAACGCCATGGGCTTGGCAACCGCTACTGAATTTCTAGATACCGTAACCGGTCAGTATCTTTCAGATCTGATCAGCTGGGGCGCCATTGGCGCGCGCACCACGGAATCGCAAGTCCATCGCGAGATGGCATCGGCCCTATCCTGCCCAATTGGTTTTAAAAATGGCACCGATGGCAATATTCAAATTGCCATTGATGCGATTCGCGCGACACGCGTGCCGCATCTATTTTGCTCCGCTGATAAAGATGGCCGAATGACCGCCTATCGCTCCTGTGGCAACCCTTATGGTCATGTCATTTTACGCGGCGGCAAAACACCGAACTATTTTGCCAAAGATATTGATGACGCATGCCAGCAGCTGCAAAGCTTTGGTCTGCATCCGCGACTCATTGTCGACTTTAGCCATGGTAACTGCCAAAAACAGCACAAGCAGCAGCTTGATGTTGCCGAAAACATCTGCAAGCAGCTTCGCCAAGGCAACCCACAAATCGCCGGCATCATGGCGGAAAGCTTCCTCATTGAGGGACAGCAAAATATTGATGATAAGCCCTTGACCTATGGTCAATCGATCACCGATCCTTGCCTCAACTGGCAAGATACAGCTTATCTTATTGATCAATTAGCAAAGGCCAATCAACAGCGCCTTCGCACTATTGCCTAA
- the rpmI gene encoding 50S ribosomal protein L35, whose amino-acid sequence MPKMKSNKGAAKRFKKTAGGIKYKHATKRHILTKRTSKNKRQLRPNSVLPQCEVASVERMLPYL is encoded by the coding sequence ATGCCTAAGATGAAATCAAACAAAGGTGCTGCTAAGCGTTTCAAGAAAACTGCTGGTGGTATTAAATATAAGCACGCAACCAAACGTCACATCCTGACTAAGCGTACTTCTAAGAATAAACGTCAACTACGTCCGAACTCTGTTCTTCCACAATGTGAAGTAGCATCAGTAGAACGTATGTTGCCATACTTATAA
- the infC gene encoding translation initiation factor IF-3, whose translation MKGARRAPAAKQNQHRLNEEIRGLREVRLTGLDGEQLGIVSLEEALHAAAEAGVDLVEISPNAEPPVCRVMDYGKFIYEKSKAAKEQKKNQKQIQVKEIKFRPGTDVGDYQVKLRNLVRFIEEGNKVKVTIRFRGREMAHQNIGVDVLNRLKEDTAEIALVESFPTRIEGRQMIMVLAPKKK comes from the coding sequence ATTAAAGGCGCAAGAAGAGCCCCAGCGGCAAAACAAAATCAGCACCGTCTAAATGAAGAAATTCGCGGTCTACGCGAAGTCCGTTTGACTGGTCTAGATGGTGAGCAACTTGGTATTGTCTCACTTGAAGAAGCGCTACACGCTGCCGCTGAAGCTGGCGTTGATTTGGTTGAAATTAGTCCAAACGCAGAGCCGCCAGTGTGCCGTGTCATGGATTATGGCAAATTCATCTACGAAAAGAGCAAGGCTGCTAAAGAGCAGAAGAAAAATCAAAAACAGATTCAGGTCAAGGAAATCAAATTCCGTCCTGGCACAGATGTAGGCGACTACCAGGTAAAACTGCGCAACCTGGTTCGCTTCATTGAAGAGGGTAACAAGGTCAAAGTAACGATCCGCTTCCGCGGCCGTGAAATGGCTCACCAGAACATTGGTGTTGACGTTCTAAATCGTCTGAAGGAAGACACTGCCGAAATCGCTTTGGTAGAAAGCTTCCCGACGCGAATTGAAGGTCGCCAAATGATCATGGTACTTGCCCCTAAGAAGAAGTAA
- the thrS gene encoding threonine--tRNA ligase produces MPVITLPDGSQRQFDNPVSTYDVAASIGPGLAKACIAGRVDGQRVDACDLIEHDAALEIITAKDADGLEIIRHSCAHLLGHAIKQIFPETKMAIGPTIDNGFYYDIDLDRSLSQEDLDALEKRMNELAKTKYAVVKKNVSWQEARDTFEARGETYKIEILDENVSRDDRPGLYHHEEYVDMCRGPHVPHMGFCQNFKILNVAGAYWRGNSDNKMLQRIYGTAFGDKKELKAHLQRLEEAAKRDHRRLGKQLDLYHMQQEAPGMVFWHHNGWTIFRELEVFVRDKLRQFDYQEVKGPLMMDRVLWERSGHWDKYADYMFTTQSENRDYAIKPMNCPGHVQIFNQGLKSYRDLPLRMAEFGSCHRNEPSGALHGLMRVRGFTQDDAHIFCTEEQILEEVTNCIKMVYDTYSTFGFTEIEVKLSTRPEQRVGSDEMWDKAEAGLAQALEANNLSYELQEGEGAFYGPKIEFTLHDCLDRAWQCGTIQLDFALPGRLGATYVGEDNERHTPVMIHRAILGSLERFIGILIEEYAGHFPTWLAPEQAVVMNITDNQADYVREVAEKLQNAGFRAKADLRNEKIGFKIREHTLKRVPYMLVCGDQEAAAGEIAVRTRKGKDLGKIKLDDFIAQMQKEVSSRMLNILEE; encoded by the coding sequence ATGCCTGTAATTACGCTTCCTGACGGCAGTCAACGCCAATTCGATAACCCAGTTTCAACTTATGATGTAGCAGCAAGCATTGGCCCAGGCCTTGCAAAAGCTTGTATTGCTGGTCGTGTTGATGGTCAACGTGTTGATGCCTGTGATCTGATTGAACACGATGCCGCTTTAGAGATCATCACGGCGAAAGATGCCGATGGTCTTGAAATTATTCGTCACTCTTGTGCGCACCTTCTTGGTCATGCGATTAAGCAAATTTTCCCTGAAACCAAGATGGCGATCGGTCCAACCATTGATAATGGTTTCTACTACGACATCGACCTTGATCGTTCTTTGAGCCAAGAAGATTTAGATGCGCTTGAAAAGCGTATGAACGAATTGGCAAAGACCAAATATGCCGTTGTGAAGAAAAATGTGAGCTGGCAAGAAGCGCGTGATACGTTTGAAGCTCGCGGTGAAACTTACAAGATTGAAATTCTTGACGAAAATGTGAGCCGTGATGACCGTCCAGGTCTGTATCACCATGAAGAATATGTCGACATGTGCCGTGGCCCACACGTACCGCACATGGGCTTTTGCCAGAACTTCAAGATTCTAAACGTTGCTGGTGCATACTGGCGTGGTAACAGCGATAACAAGATGTTGCAACGTATCTATGGTACTGCGTTTGGTGATAAAAAAGAGCTGAAAGCGCACTTACAACGTCTTGAAGAAGCTGCAAAACGTGACCATCGCCGTCTTGGTAAGCAACTTGATCTGTACCATATGCAGCAAGAAGCGCCGGGTATGGTGTTCTGGCATCATAATGGTTGGACTATTTTCCGTGAGCTTGAAGTGTTTGTTCGCGACAAGCTACGTCAATTTGACTACCAAGAAGTGAAAGGTCCATTGATGATGGATCGCGTTCTTTGGGAGCGTTCTGGTCACTGGGATAAATATGCTGATTACATGTTTACTACCCAATCAGAAAACCGTGACTACGCGATTAAGCCAATGAACTGCCCAGGTCACGTACAAATCTTTAACCAAGGTTTGAAATCATACCGTGACTTGCCACTTCGTATGGCAGAGTTTGGTAGCTGCCACCGCAACGAACCATCAGGTGCATTGCATGGCTTGATGCGTGTGCGTGGCTTTACACAAGATGATGCACATATCTTCTGTACTGAAGAGCAAATTCTTGAGGAAGTAACCAACTGTATTAAGATGGTTTACGATACCTACAGCACCTTTGGCTTTACAGAAATTGAAGTCAAACTATCGACTCGTCCAGAGCAGCGCGTAGGTAGCGACGAAATGTGGGACAAAGCGGAAGCAGGTCTTGCCCAAGCACTTGAAGCGAATAACTTGAGCTACGAGTTGCAAGAAGGCGAGGGTGCATTCTACGGTCCTAAGATTGAATTTACTTTGCATGATTGCCTCGACCGCGCATGGCAGTGTGGCACCATTCAGCTAGACTTTGCATTGCCTGGCCGTTTGGGTGCGACCTATGTTGGTGAAGATAACGAACGTCACACCCCAGTGATGATTCACCGTGCGATTTTGGGTTCACTTGAGCGTTTCATCGGTATTTTGATTGAAGAGTATGCTGGTCACTTCCCAACCTGGCTTGCGCCAGAACAGGCAGTGGTGATGAATATTACTGATAATCAGGCCGATTATGTTCGTGAAGTTGCAGAAAAATTGCAAAATGCAGGATTTAGAGCAAAAGCGGACTTGAGAAACGAGAAGATTGGCTTTAAAATCCGCGAACATACTTTGAAGCGTGTCCCATACATGTTGGTCTGTGGTGATCAAGAAGCTGCAGCAGGCGAAATCGCCGTACGCACACGCAAAGGTAAAGATTTGGGTAAAATTAAGCTAGATGACTTTATTGCACAGATGCAAAAAGAAGTTAGCAGTCGAATGCTCAATATTTTGGAGGAATAA
- a CDS encoding putative PEP-binding protein yields the protein MAMISSQIGFEFQQASLLDGIDTLTDAGIGYLPIDQLAPLAQFHPSLWYGVDKTLEPALKEQGISWSARQSFYVAQLTDKLISVSKKAQGKPVRLLFSGESSAQLAQLQGAPVTVEANPEMGVRGVSRLQQEAARNLFNWHCEALVAAMQAGCQNLEIVVPYCRTLSEAAKINDMLAEQGLCRGRHGLRVWLMACVPANAILAEKFLQYFDGLYLDLDALTQHTLGVECAYAYQNYLFNVQSDPMLVMLSAAIKQAQMMQKPVLARGASIKDDGAMAEWLIEQGASAVVVPPEQVQALLLQPA from the coding sequence ATGGCAATGATATCGTCACAAATCGGATTTGAATTTCAGCAAGCTAGCCTATTGGATGGCATAGACACATTGACAGATGCTGGTATCGGCTACCTGCCCATTGATCAGCTCGCGCCTTTGGCGCAGTTTCATCCAAGTCTTTGGTATGGCGTCGATAAGACGCTTGAGCCTGCTTTGAAAGAACAGGGGATTTCATGGTCTGCACGCCAATCGTTTTACGTGGCACAACTCACCGATAAATTAATTTCAGTGTCTAAAAAAGCGCAAGGCAAGCCGGTGCGTTTGCTGTTCTCTGGTGAGAGTTCTGCGCAGCTCGCTCAGCTGCAGGGCGCGCCAGTCACAGTTGAAGCCAATCCCGAGATGGGCGTGCGCGGTGTCTCGCGTTTGCAACAAGAAGCGGCGCGAAACTTATTTAATTGGCACTGTGAGGCATTAGTGGCTGCAATGCAGGCGGGCTGTCAGAATTTGGAAATCGTGGTTCCCTATTGTCGCACCTTAAGTGAAGCTGCAAAAATCAATGATATGCTAGCTGAGCAAGGGCTGTGCCGCGGGCGTCATGGACTACGCGTGTGGTTGATGGCCTGTGTCCCCGCCAATGCGATTTTGGCAGAAAAATTCCTTCAGTATTTTGATGGTCTCTATTTAGATCTTGATGCATTGACGCAGCATACCCTTGGTGTGGAGTGTGCTTATGCGTATCAAAATTATCTATTCAATGTGCAAAGCGATCCCATGCTGGTGATGTTGAGCGCCGCAATCAAGCAGGCGCAGATGATGCAAAAACCTGTACTCGCGCGTGGTGCCAGTATCAAAGATGACGGCGCCATGGCGGAGTGGCTCATTGAGCAAGGGGCATCTGCTGTGGTGGTTCCCCCTGAGCAAGTGCAAGCCTTGCTTTTGCAACCAGCGTGA
- a CDS encoding CvfB family protein — protein sequence MIHIGRLNQLKVVKFVDFGLYLDGQAHGEILLPKRYCPNNAQVGDKLEVFIYFDSEDELIATTERPQVMVGEFANLKVVGVNDAGAFLNWGLPKDLLLPFGEQRGRPTTGQSILVYVYTDKASGRIVATMKFNRFLDKTPAHYKAGEQVEVMIAERTDMGLKAIINGQHWGLLHKSEEFGKLFIGKTLKTYIKQVRPDGKIDLSLQAQGQKAVDDLGAKILKELKHRGGFIPLSDKSSPEAIFNIFRTSKGTFKRTIGGLYKSGDIVILPEGIRLNSEKDA from the coding sequence ATGATTCACATTGGTCGTTTAAACCAACTCAAAGTCGTCAAATTTGTAGATTTTGGTCTTTACCTTGATGGTCAAGCCCATGGCGAAATTTTGCTTCCAAAACGTTATTGTCCAAACAATGCTCAAGTGGGCGATAAGTTGGAAGTGTTTATCTATTTTGACTCTGAAGATGAGCTGATCGCCACCACAGAGCGTCCGCAGGTGATGGTGGGTGAGTTTGCCAACCTCAAAGTTGTTGGCGTCAATGACGCTGGTGCATTCCTTAATTGGGGTTTGCCAAAGGATCTTTTGTTGCCATTTGGTGAGCAGCGTGGTCGCCCGACAACGGGTCAAAGTATTTTAGTTTACGTTTATACCGATAAAGCATCGGGTCGTATTGTCGCGACCATGAAATTTAACCGTTTCTTAGATAAAACGCCGGCGCACTATAAAGCGGGTGAGCAAGTGGAAGTGATGATTGCAGAGCGCACTGATATGGGCCTCAAAGCCATCATCAATGGCCAGCATTGGGGTTTGCTTCATAAGAGCGAAGAGTTTGGTAAGTTATTTATCGGTAAGACACTAAAAACTTATATCAAACAAGTTCGTCCGGATGGAAAAATTGATCTGTCTTTGCAAGCGCAAGGACAAAAAGCAGTGGACGATCTAGGCGCTAAAATTCTTAAAGAGCTTAAACACCGCGGCGGTTTTATTCCACTCAGTGATAAAAGTAGCCCAGAGGCGATTTTCAATATTTTCCGCACCAGCAAAGGCACCTTTAAGCGCACCATTGGTGGTTTATATAAATCAGGTGATATTGTCATTTTACCTGAAGGGATTCGTTTGAATTCAGAGAAAGACGCATAA